In Nilaparvata lugens isolate BPH chromosome 5, ASM1435652v1, whole genome shotgun sequence, the following proteins share a genomic window:
- the LOC111054298 gene encoding zinc finger CCCH domain-containing protein 15 homolog isoform X1: MFPLIPSLCRYSVSETKRSCYHGHLLRLRALLSVLVFFRSLVFAFEVKNIFFIFNCTIYSKYRKMPPKAKPQAPSKKTDQKKKEKVIEDKTFGLKNKKGAKQQRFIQQVEKQVKSGGVPPRKQNEDPKAKDSKAKEQKELAMLFRPVQKVEKGADPKSIVCAFFKEGQCTKGSKCKFSHDLTVERKAEKRSMYVDMRDGEDENDTMENWDEEKLKEVVEKKHGESEAKTKPTTDIICKFFLDAVEKNKYGWFWSCPNGENCIYRHALPPGFVLKKDKKKEEKKDEISLEDLIEKERAALGSQKFTKITLETFVAWKKRKLREKKEAAAKEEEKRRSDFKAGRQVGLSGREMFCFNPELASGDMYEDGDEAFDSYKRNDDEDSVDPNEYREIQLDQLEMEASEVDNTGTIAPDNRLTDIAPATVNGQTTSPETLSSEEAAAGGAAAVSINEHLFTEDDLEDLEEELDDLDIDQ, from the exons ATGTTCCCTCTGATCCCTTCTCTgtgccgttactctgtttctgagacaaagagaagctgctacCATGGCCATCTATTGCGTTTGCGTGCTCTGCTCTCTGTTCTAGTGTTCTTTCGTTCTTTGGTCTTTGCATTTGAggttaaaaatattttttttattttcaactgtacaatttatagtaaatatagAAAAATGCCTCCCAAAGCTAAACCCCAGGCTCCAAGTAAGAAAACGGAtcaaaagaaaaaggaaaaagttATTGAG gaCAAAACTTTTGGCCTGAAAAATAAGAAAGGTGCGAAACAGCAGAGATTCATCCAGCAGGTGGAGAAGCAAGTGAAATCTGGAGGAGTACCGCCTAGGAAGCAAAATGAAGACCCAAAAGCCAAGGATAGCAAGGCAAAAGAACAGAAAGAATTGGCTATGTTATTCAGACCAGTTCAAAAGGTTGAAAAAG GTGCCGATCCCAAGTCAATTGTATGTGCTTTCTTCAAGGAAGGACAGTGCACAAAAGGTTCTAAATGCAAGTTTTCTCACGACCTAACTGTCGAAAGAAAGGCTGAAAAGAGAAGTATGTATGTTGATATGAGGGATGGTGAAGACGAGAACGACACAATGGAAAATTGGGATGAAGAGAAACTAAAAGAAGTGGTAGAAAAGAAGCACGGAGAAAGTGAAGCGAAAACAAAACCTACCACTGATATT ATTTGCAAATTCTTCCTTGATGCTGTTGAAAAGAACAAGTATGGTTGGTTCTGGTCGTGTCCTAATGGAGAAAACTGCATTTACCGACATGCCCTACCTCCTGGATTCGTACTGAAAAAG gataagaagaaagaagagaagaaggatgaaatatcGTTGGAGGATCtgatagaaaaagaaagagcAGCTCTAGGGTCTCAGAAATTTACTAAAATCACTTTAGAAACGTTTGTTGCTTGGAAAAAGAGGAAATtgagagaaaagaaagaagcTGCTGCCAAGGAGGAAGAGAAACGGCGATCCGACTTCAAAGCGGGCAGACAAGTTGGG TTATCGGGCAGGGAGATGTTCTGCTTTAATCCGGAATTGGCATCTGGTGATATGTACGAGGATGGCGACGAGGCGTTTGACTCGTACAAGCGTAACGATGACGAGGACTCTGTTGACCCCAACGAGTACCGCGAGATACAACTCGATCAGCTAGAGATGGAGGCCAGCGAAGTGGACAACACCGGAACTATTGCACCTGACAACCGATTGACCGACATTGCGCCTGCCACGGTCAATGGACAAACAACATCACCTG AAACGCTGAGCAGCGAAGAGGCAGCTGCAGGTGGGGCTGCTGCTGTTTCAATCAATGAGCATCTTTTCACCGAGGATGATTTAGAGGACTTAGAAGAAGAATTAGACGATTTAGACATTGATCAGTGA
- the LOC111054298 gene encoding zinc finger CCCH domain-containing protein 15 homolog isoform X2: MDKTFGLKNKKGAKQQRFIQQVEKQVKSGGVPPRKQNEDPKAKDSKAKEQKELAMLFRPVQKVEKGADPKSIVCAFFKEGQCTKGSKCKFSHDLTVERKAEKRSMYVDMRDGEDENDTMENWDEEKLKEVVEKKHGESEAKTKPTTDIICKFFLDAVEKNKYGWFWSCPNGENCIYRHALPPGFVLKKDKKKEEKKDEISLEDLIEKERAALGSQKFTKITLETFVAWKKRKLREKKEAAAKEEEKRRSDFKAGRQVGLSGREMFCFNPELASGDMYEDGDEAFDSYKRNDDEDSVDPNEYREIQLDQLEMEASEVDNTGTIAPDNRLTDIAPATVNGQTTSPETLSSEEAAAGGAAAVSINEHLFTEDDLEDLEEELDDLDIDQ, translated from the exons atg gaCAAAACTTTTGGCCTGAAAAATAAGAAAGGTGCGAAACAGCAGAGATTCATCCAGCAGGTGGAGAAGCAAGTGAAATCTGGAGGAGTACCGCCTAGGAAGCAAAATGAAGACCCAAAAGCCAAGGATAGCAAGGCAAAAGAACAGAAAGAATTGGCTATGTTATTCAGACCAGTTCAAAAGGTTGAAAAAG GTGCCGATCCCAAGTCAATTGTATGTGCTTTCTTCAAGGAAGGACAGTGCACAAAAGGTTCTAAATGCAAGTTTTCTCACGACCTAACTGTCGAAAGAAAGGCTGAAAAGAGAAGTATGTATGTTGATATGAGGGATGGTGAAGACGAGAACGACACAATGGAAAATTGGGATGAAGAGAAACTAAAAGAAGTGGTAGAAAAGAAGCACGGAGAAAGTGAAGCGAAAACAAAACCTACCACTGATATT ATTTGCAAATTCTTCCTTGATGCTGTTGAAAAGAACAAGTATGGTTGGTTCTGGTCGTGTCCTAATGGAGAAAACTGCATTTACCGACATGCCCTACCTCCTGGATTCGTACTGAAAAAG gataagaagaaagaagagaagaaggatgaaatatcGTTGGAGGATCtgatagaaaaagaaagagcAGCTCTAGGGTCTCAGAAATTTACTAAAATCACTTTAGAAACGTTTGTTGCTTGGAAAAAGAGGAAATtgagagaaaagaaagaagcTGCTGCCAAGGAGGAAGAGAAACGGCGATCCGACTTCAAAGCGGGCAGACAAGTTGGG TTATCGGGCAGGGAGATGTTCTGCTTTAATCCGGAATTGGCATCTGGTGATATGTACGAGGATGGCGACGAGGCGTTTGACTCGTACAAGCGTAACGATGACGAGGACTCTGTTGACCCCAACGAGTACCGCGAGATACAACTCGATCAGCTAGAGATGGAGGCCAGCGAAGTGGACAACACCGGAACTATTGCACCTGACAACCGATTGACCGACATTGCGCCTGCCACGGTCAATGGACAAACAACATCACCTG AAACGCTGAGCAGCGAAGAGGCAGCTGCAGGTGGGGCTGCTGCTGTTTCAATCAATGAGCATCTTTTCACCGAGGATGATTTAGAGGACTTAGAAGAAGAATTAGACGATTTAGACATTGATCAGTGA